In the genome of Nonomuraea sp. NBC_00507, the window CGGCTGGCATCACACCGGAGACCTCGGCCGACGCGAGCCCGACGGCACGATCACGTTCATCGGCCCCAAGCTTCGCATGATCAAGTCCGGGGCGGAGAACATCTACCCGGCCGAGGTGGAACGCGCGCTCAAGTCCCACTCCGCCGTCGCCGACGCCGCGGTGATCGGGGTACCGGACCCGACCTGGCACCAGGCGGTCAAGGCCGTAGTGGCGCTCAAGGCAGAGGACGTCGCGACCGCCGACGAGCTGATCGAGCACGTCAAGAAGCAGGTGGCGTCGTACAAGAAGCCACGGGAGGTGGCGTTCGTGGATTCGATTCCCAAGCGCGGGTTCACCCCGGACTACGACGCTCTGGACGCCGACCATGGTGGAGGGAATTACCCCGGCATGTAGGGGTGCGGGCGCCGCGCAGTGTGATGCGTCCTGATCATGCGCAGGAGAGGAGCCTCTGAGAGCCTCGACCTGGCGTGGTTCGGCCGACTACGGTCAGCGTCAGACACGGGTCTGCGAGTACGGCGACCCCTTCGGCCCATGCCGGCGCCGAAGAACCGGGCCCGGGCTGGGAGGGGCGGCGTGCCACGCTGGGGCAAGGTCACGATCGCCGCGGTCCTGCCGCTCATGGCAGGAGTGGTGGCGTGGTGGTTGTGCGCGGCCCAGGGCTTGGACCTGGATACCACCGGTATCGTGATCGGCCTCGTCGTCCTGCTGCCCGCGACGCCGCTGGCCATTTGGGCGGGCCAGCCCACCCCTGCCGGGTCAGCCCAGTCCAACCCGGCCGAGCCCGGATCGCTGCGTGAAAACGGCTCGCCGCCGGCTTCCGGAGCGTCGGCTTCCAGGGTGATCGGCGAGATGCCACACGCGCGGCCCGTGCCGGCGGTGATCGGGGACGTCCCGCGCGAGCCGAAGGCGTTCCAGCCGCGGCCGCCCCTGCGTGAGCGCGTAGAGAGCCTGATGGCGGCAGAGGGCGGCACGGCGGTGTGCGCGCTGGCAGGGGCGCGAGGGGTGGGCAAGACACAGCTGGCCGCCCACTATGCCAGGCGGTGCCTGGATCAGGGCGTGCAGGTGGCCTGGCTGCACGCCGAGACCAGCGAGCAGCTCTCGCGCTCGCTCGACGTGCTGGCGACGGAACTGGGGCTGCGCAGCGAGACCGACGACTCCACGGCCCTGGCGCGCAAGGTCAAGAGATGGCTTCAGGACAGGCGTGAGCCTTACCTGGTCGTGTTCGACAACGCGACCGACGTCGACGCGCTGGCCAGGCTGCTGCCCGCGCACGGGCGGGCACGGGTGCTGATCACGACGAACGACTGGGCGTTCGAGCGGGTGGCGGCGCTGGTGGAGGTGGAGCGCTTCAGCGACGAGGAGGCTCTGGCCTACCTCGCCGAGCGGGTGGGCCAGAATGCGGCAGCCGGACTGGTGGCCGAGGAACTGGATCACCTGCCGCTGGCTCTGTCGATCGCCTCCGCCGTGCTCGTGGGGCCGCCCCGCGTGTCGTACGAGGAGTATCTGGAACGGCTGCGGGCGACGCCGATCGACGTGTTACTGGCCCGACCGCGCGGCGAGCCGTACCCGCTGGGGGTGGCGCAGGCCATCCTGCTGTCGGTCTCGCAGTGCGGGCCACGGGCGGCGCGGCTGCTCGGCGAGTTGTCGGTGCTGTCGTCCTCGGGAGCGCGGCTGGATCTGCTCACGACGAAGCTCGATGATGCTCTGGCCGAGCTGGCGACCCGGTCGCTGGTGTCATTTGATCGCGACGGTTCGACGGCGCTGGTGCACCGCCTGGTACGCCGAGCAGTGCGCGACTCCTTCGAGCGCGAGGGCACGCTCGGGTCCCTGATCACGGATGTCGCCCGGCGCCTGCACGCTCTCGTGGAGGACATCGCCGACGAGGACACCTGGCGCGAGCTGCCGACCATCCTCGCGGTCGCGGAGCACGCCGCCGCGCTGTGGCTATGCCTGGAGCAGCTGCCCGACGGGGACGACGGGGCAGGAGAGATCATCCTGGCCGTCCGCCACGGCGTGGCTTCGCACCTGATCAATCTGAACGACGGCGCCAGAGCAGAGCCCATCGCAGAGGCCGTGGTCGAGGGACGGCGGCGGCTGCTGGGTGACGACCATCCCGACACGCTGGCAGCGGTGCATATGCTCGCCCACGCGATCGAGTACACCGACCGCCCTCTCGAAGCGGCCGCCCTCTATAGCCGGGTGGCGGCCGAGCGGGCCCGCGTCCTGGGCGACGAGCATGGCGACACACTGCGGTCGCGAGCGGCGGCAGGCATGGCGTACGCGATGGCCGGGGAGGCGCAGCGCGCGGTCACGCTGCTGGAGCAGGTGGTGGCTGATGCTCGCCAGCAGCTGGTGTCCGGCGATCCGCGACTGATGACGGCTCGGTACTTCCAGGCGTACGCCCTTGCGGAGGCGGATCGCCCTGGCGAGGCGGTGGAGCTGTTCGACGGCCTGGTGAGTGACTACGAGCGGGAATGCGGCCTGGTGCATCCCGAGACCCTGGTCGTCCGCGGCCGGCTGGCGTGGGCGCAGGTGGCCGCCGGGCACGCCGCTGCGGCCGCGGAGCTGTACGAGCGTGTCCTGGCGGATCAACGGCGGGTACTGGGAGTCGACCATCCTGACACGTTGATCACATGGCTCGGACTGGCCCGCGCCCAGGAGGCGGCGGGACAGGAAGCCGCGGCGCTGGCCGGGTTCGAGGAGGTGGCGGCGCGTTTCGAGGCCGTGCTGGGCCCGGAGCAGGGCTTGACGAGGGCCGCGGCCGACGACGCGGCCCGTCTCCGCCGCAAGTCACGCCAATAGACGCGGGGCCTCTCCGCCGCATGGCACGCCGGTAACGGCACGCGCTCATGTCCGACAGTTGTGCCGGGGGTCATAGGGGCAGACCGGCCTCCAGGTGCTCCATCGCGCGGTCGAACTCGGCCAACACGTCCATGTCCTGGTTCTTCGTCCAGTCGAACCAGAGCGCCATGAGCACCCCGACGATCGCCCCCGCGACGTCGCGGATCTCCGGGTCGCCGGGGTCCCGCCCCTCGCGGGCCGCCAGGATCTCGCGCACTGTCCCGATCATGCCGGTGAGGTTCTCCAGGCTCGCCGCCCACAGCTCAGGCACCGTGAGCACGAGCCTCTCCCGCTCGAGGCTGTCGGCGAACTCCTCTGCCGTCTGATCCTCCAGCGCCGTGCGCACGGCCGCGCGGACGGCCGGCACGGGCCCGACTCCTGCGGGCACCGCCCTGAGCGCCTCCATGACGGCGGGCAATTGGTCGACCACCACCAGGTCTTCCTTGGTGGAGAAGTAGCGGAAGACAGTGCTGGGCGCGACCTCCGCGGCCTCTGCAATCTGCTCGATCGTCGTCGCGGCGTACCCCTGCTCGCGGAACAGCCGCAGCGCCTCCTTCTGGATCAACGCCCTGGTCTTGGCCTTCTTCCGCTCTCGCAGGCCCGGTCGCTCGCTCATGACATCGCATTTTCCGAGCTCAACAACCCATTCACAAGAGATCACCATATTTTGCTAGTCAACTCCGATTTAAGAGTCTACTCTCAAATTTATGAGACTCCCCATCGAACGAGACCCGAAGTGCCCCTTCGACCCTCCGTCCGCGCTCAGAGCCCTGCCGCCGATGAGCCGCTTGGAGTTCGCCGATGGCCATCTGGGCTGGCTGGCCACGACGATGGAGGCGGCCCGCGCGGTGCTGGGGGATCCGCGGTTCAGCGCGCGCCCGGAGCTCAAACACGCCGCCGTGCGCTCCACGATGCCCAGCGGGCCCGGACGCCCGGCGCCGCCGGGATTCTTCGCCGCCACCGACCCGCCCGAGCACACGCGCTACCGCCGCCTGCTCACCGGCCAGTTCACTCTGCGCAGGATGCGCGTGCTGGAGCCGCGCATCGAGCGGATCACCGCCGACCACCTCGACGCCATGGCAGCGGCGGGGCCGCCGGCCGATCTCATGAGCGCGTACGCGCTACCGATCCCGTCGATGGTCATCTGCGAGCTGCTCGGCGTGCCGTACGAGGAGCACGACTTCTTCCAGGACCGTAGCCGCCAGATCGTCGGGGCCGGCGGCGACGTGGCCGGGGCGAGCGCCGACCTGGCCGGCTATCTGGGCGAGCTGGTGCATAGCAAGCGGGCCGAGCCCGGTGACGACCTGATCAGCGGCCTTGCCTGCGAGCTCACCGACGAGGAGCTCGTCAACGTCGCGATGATCCTGCTCGTCGCGGGCCACGAGACCACGGCGAACATGCTGGCGCTCGGCGTGTTCGCGCTGCTGGCGGAGGGGAGGCCGTATGAGGAGAGCATGGACGAGGAGCTGCTCCGCTGGCTGTCCGTCCTGCACCTCGGCGGGCCCAGCAGGGCCGCGCTGGAGGATGTCGAGGTGGCGGGCACGCCGGTCAGGAAGGGCGAGACGGTGGCACTGTCACTTCCGATGATCAACCGGGACCCGGCGGTGTTCGCGGATCCGGACGTGCTCGACCCCGGCCGCCCGGAGACGCGGCGGCATCTGTCCTTCGGGCACGGCGTGCACCAGTGCCTCGGGCAGCAGCTGGCCAGGATCGAGCTGCGGATCGGCTACCGGGCGCTGTTCGAGCGCTTCCCCGGGCTGCGGCTGGCCGTCCCCGCCACCGAGGTGCCGCTGAAGCACGACGCCGCGGTGTACGGGGTCGGCAGCCTGCCGGTCACTTGGACGTGATCCGCTCCAGCGTCTGGTCCCGGCAGCCGGTGGGCGCGTTCACCGGGTTGCAGCGGACCGTCGCGCCGCCCGGCAGCTCGGCCGTGTAGTCGCTGCCGTGCCTGGCCGACAGCCCGATCACCGGGAAGTCGGTGCTGATCATCTGCGCCCCGCTGTCCAGGGCCGCCTTCAGCCGGCCGGTGCTGCCCGACCTGGCCTCGGTGAAGGGCACATCGGACCGGGTGCGTACGTAGTAGCCCTTCCGTACGAGGTCCTGGATCTGCGCCGTGTTGGCGCCCTCCGGCTCGTTCCAGCCGACGAAGGCGGCGTCGGCGCGGCCGGGGCGGGAGTTCGTGAACAACACGCGGCCTTCCAGGCTGGGCCGGCCCGCCAGGTAGGGCTGCTGGATGGCGGTCGCCTGGTTGTCCATGAAGAACATGATCTTGCCGCGGGACGCGTTCAGCTCCGGCCAGCCGTGCTTGAGCACCGACTGCTCCAGGGTGAGGCCGGGCTTGCGGACGTCGTCCGGCGTGATGAGCCGGTCGTCGGGGAAGACCGAGCGGATCTCGGCGTCCAGGGCGTCCATGAGCGCGGTGTCCCAGGCCGGGCTCTTGGCCCCGCCCATGGCCTCCTTCTTCGGGTCGGTGCTCTTGAACTCGGTGAGGATGGTCAGCGGCACGTGGCCGGGGTTCTTGTCGGACCACTCGCGTACCTGGCGCAGGCAGGTGACCCAGGTCGAGCAGTTGGTGCCGTAGTCGTGGTCGGCCCAGTGCAGCACCTTGAAGCCGGGCTGGGCGAGCGCCGGGTCGTTCAGCGCCGGCAGGCCGGCGTCGCGGCGGACCAGCGGTTTGGTGTACAGGCCGCCCTTGGGGTCGGGGAAGACGTCCAGCTCGATGCCGCGCACCCGCTGGGCGCCGAACTGGTTGGGCAGGGCGGTGTGCGAGTACTGCAGGTTCCACCAGTTGGCGTCGGTCCTGCGCTGCACGTCTTTCTCGGCGTCGGTCAGCTCGCGGTGATAGCTGTTGTGGGTGGCGATGGTCTGGACGTGGTTGATCCGCAGGGTGCCGGAGCTCGCGCGGCCGGCCGTCGCAGCGTCGGCGCGAGCTCCGGCGGGGACGGCGGCGAGCGCGGCCACAGCGGTGGCGGCGATGAGGGCGAGGGGACGCATGGAACCGACCTTCGAGGAGGTGGTTTACGGATCTTCGCAAAATATCCAAACAGGTCGGGAAAAATGCGCGAATCTCAAAGAATGGCAAGCGGGGTGATCGGGCTCCCCGTGCCGCCCTCGATCCTGAGCGGCGCCGCCACGAACACGAACTCCGTCCGCCCGGCCGCCCCCAGATCCTCCAGCCAGAGCATCTCGATCAGGTGGATGCCGTGCCGGTGCAGCAGGAGGAGGTGCAGGTCGTCGGCCAGGCTCTCGTCGGCCAGCCCCCGGGCGTTGAGACCGCCGATCGCGGCGTTGTCGCAGGCCACCACGGACACGTCGTGCGCCGCCAGCCAACGGCCGGCGTCGGCCGACAGGCCGGGCTGGCCTGACCAGTAATCCTCCTTCGAGCGCTCCCACACCAGCGGCCATCCCGTACGGATCACCGCCACGTCCCCCGGGCGCGGCGTGGCGATGTCCTCCAGCACCTCGGGCGGGATGCGGAAATCGGCCGGCAGGTGGTCGAGGCCGAGCCGCCGCGGCACGTCGAACAGCACTCCCCTGGCCACTACGCCGCCCACCTGCTCGATCCCGCACCTGGTGGCACCGTACGAGCGCACCCGGGCCGCGGGGTGGCCGTTGTAGACCTGGTCGCCCGACCACATGTGGCACAACGCGTCCATGTGGGTCGTGGTGCCGTGCGGGGTGACGACCAGCGCGTCGTCGGCCACGCACAGGCCGTCGCCGATGGGCCGGGCGCCGGCCGCGTAGTCGCCGCCGTCCACGGACATGAAGTGTTGCGGCAGCGGGCGGCCACGCAGGTGCGGCACCGTCGTGGGGGCGGGCGAGGAGGTGGCGCCCCTGATGGGCATGGCCAGGCTGAGCACCTCGCCGGTCGCGGCGGTGCGCAGGGCGGCGAGGACCACGTCCGGCGTGAGGAGGTTCAGGGTGCCGCGCTGATCGTCTGGGCCGAATCGTCCCCAGTTGTTAGGCTCGTGAACCAAGTAAGCGCTTCCTTTCTTGCGGAGGTCTGATGCACTGCGATCCTCGGTTCTCCCGCGTACGGGAGGTGTTCGAGCGGCATTTCGCCGACGGCGAGGAGCTGGGTGCGGCCTTCGCCGTCTACCTGAACGGCGAGCTGGTCGTGGACCTGTGGGACGGGATCGCGGACCGGCACACGGGGCGGCGCTGGGAGCACGACACGCCGGCCTTCGCCTATTCCTGCACCAAGGCGATCACCGCTGCCGTCCTGCTGCGGCTGGCGGAGCAAGGGCTGGTCGACGTGAGCGCGCCGGTCGCCGACGTGTGGCCGGAGTTCGCCGCGCACGGCAAGGGGGCGATCACGGTCGAGCACCTGCTCACCCACCAGTGCGGGCTGCCGGTGCTGGAGGATCCCGTGCCGGTGGAGGAGTTCGAGGACCAGGCGGCGATCGCTGCCCGCCTCGCCGGTCAGGCGCCGCTGTGGGAGCCGGGGACGGCGCACGGCTACCACGCGCTGACGTACGGGTTCCTGGTGGGCGAGGTGATCAGGCGGGTGACCGGGAAGTCGGTGGGGGACCTGGTGGCCGCGGAGATCGCCGGGCCGCTGGACCTGGAGCTGTGGGTGGGTGCGCCGGACACGGTGATCGACCGCGCGGCCCGGCTCAAGGCCGCCGACCGCCCACAACCCCTCAATGCCACCGAGGCCGTCCCAGGCCAGGGCCCCGCCGTGGCCGTCCCGGGCCAGGGGCCCGCCGACGGCAGGACGGCCGGCCGGAGTCCGGATGCGCTGGCCGAGATGGCCAAGGCGGCGCTCGATCCTCAGAGCCTCATGAACCGGGCCCTCGGCAACCCCGGCATGCACCTGCTCAAAGGCGGCGCCAACCACCCGGTCATCCTGCGGGCCGGCTGGCCGGCGGCCGGGGTGGTCACCACGGCCAGGGGCCTGGCGGGCTTCTACCGCTCGCTGATCGCCGGCGACCTGCTCGGCCCCGGCACGCTGCGGGAGGCCATCCGCGCCCGCGTGAACGGGCCGGACCGGGTCTTGTTCCTGGACACCGCGTTCGGGCTCGGCTTCATGCGGCCGTCGCTCACGTTCCTGATGCCGTCGGAGACGGCGTTCGGCCACTCGGGCCTCGGCGGGTCCGTCGGGCTGGGCGACCCCGGGCGGGGCCTGGCCGTCGCGTACGTCATGAACAAGATGGCCAACGCGGTCTCCGGCAACCTGCGCGGCATCCGCCTGGTGGAGGCGGTCTACACGTCGCTCTGAGCCGTTCATCCGTGCATGGTGACGCCGCCGCTCACCGACAACGTCTGGCCGGTGATGTAGGCGGCGCGGTCCGTGCAGAGGTAGGCGACCAGCCCGGCCACGTCGGCCGGGGTGCCGAGGCGGCGCAGCGGGATGCT includes:
- a CDS encoding tetratricopeptide repeat protein, which translates into the protein MPRWGKVTIAAVLPLMAGVVAWWLCAAQGLDLDTTGIVIGLVVLLPATPLAIWAGQPTPAGSAQSNPAEPGSLRENGSPPASGASASRVIGEMPHARPVPAVIGDVPREPKAFQPRPPLRERVESLMAAEGGTAVCALAGARGVGKTQLAAHYARRCLDQGVQVAWLHAETSEQLSRSLDVLATELGLRSETDDSTALARKVKRWLQDRREPYLVVFDNATDVDALARLLPAHGRARVLITTNDWAFERVAALVEVERFSDEEALAYLAERVGQNAAAGLVAEELDHLPLALSIASAVLVGPPRVSYEEYLERLRATPIDVLLARPRGEPYPLGVAQAILLSVSQCGPRAARLLGELSVLSSSGARLDLLTTKLDDALAELATRSLVSFDRDGSTALVHRLVRRAVRDSFEREGTLGSLITDVARRLHALVEDIADEDTWRELPTILAVAEHAAALWLCLEQLPDGDDGAGEIILAVRHGVASHLINLNDGARAEPIAEAVVEGRRRLLGDDHPDTLAAVHMLAHAIEYTDRPLEAAALYSRVAAERARVLGDEHGDTLRSRAAAGMAYAMAGEAQRAVTLLEQVVADARQQLVSGDPRLMTARYFQAYALAEADRPGEAVELFDGLVSDYERECGLVHPETLVVRGRLAWAQVAAGHAAAAAELYERVLADQRRVLGVDHPDTLITWLGLARAQEAAGQEAAALAGFEEVAARFEAVLGPEQGLTRAAADDAARLRRKSRQ
- a CDS encoding TetR/AcrR family transcriptional regulator; its protein translation is MSERPGLRERKKAKTRALIQKEALRLFREQGYAATTIEQIAEAAEVAPSTVFRYFSTKEDLVVVDQLPAVMEALRAVPAGVGPVPAVRAAVRTALEDQTAEEFADSLERERLVLTVPELWAASLENLTGMIGTVREILAAREGRDPGDPEIRDVAGAIVGVLMALWFDWTKNQDMDVLAEFDRAMEHLEAGLPL
- a CDS encoding cytochrome P450 codes for the protein MRLPIERDPKCPFDPPSALRALPPMSRLEFADGHLGWLATTMEAARAVLGDPRFSARPELKHAAVRSTMPSGPGRPAPPGFFAATDPPEHTRYRRLLTGQFTLRRMRVLEPRIERITADHLDAMAAAGPPADLMSAYALPIPSMVICELLGVPYEEHDFFQDRSRQIVGAGGDVAGASADLAGYLGELVHSKRAEPGDDLISGLACELTDEELVNVAMILLVAGHETTANMLALGVFALLAEGRPYEESMDEELLRWLSVLHLGGPSRAALEDVEVAGTPVRKGETVALSLPMINRDPAVFADPDVLDPGRPETRRHLSFGHGVHQCLGQQLARIELRIGYRALFERFPGLRLAVPATEVPLKHDAAVYGVGSLPVTWT
- a CDS encoding phosphatidylinositol-specific phospholipase C1-like protein; this encodes MRPLALIAATAVAALAAVPAGARADAATAGRASSGTLRINHVQTIATHNSYHRELTDAEKDVQRRTDANWWNLQYSHTALPNQFGAQRVRGIELDVFPDPKGGLYTKPLVRRDAGLPALNDPALAQPGFKVLHWADHDYGTNCSTWVTCLRQVREWSDKNPGHVPLTILTEFKSTDPKKEAMGGAKSPAWDTALMDALDAEIRSVFPDDRLITPDDVRKPGLTLEQSVLKHGWPELNASRGKIMFFMDNQATAIQQPYLAGRPSLEGRVLFTNSRPGRADAAFVGWNEPEGANTAQIQDLVRKGYYVRTRSDVPFTEARSGSTGRLKAALDSGAQMISTDFPVIGLSARHGSDYTAELPGGATVRCNPVNAPTGCRDQTLERITSK
- a CDS encoding cyclase family protein: MVHEPNNWGRFGPDDQRGTLNLLTPDVVLAALRTAATGEVLSLAMPIRGATSSPAPTTVPHLRGRPLPQHFMSVDGGDYAAGARPIGDGLCVADDALVVTPHGTTTHMDALCHMWSGDQVYNGHPAARVRSYGATRCGIEQVGGVVARGVLFDVPRRLGLDHLPADFRIPPEVLEDIATPRPGDVAVIRTGWPLVWERSKEDYWSGQPGLSADAGRWLAAHDVSVVACDNAAIGGLNARGLADESLADDLHLLLLHRHGIHLIEMLWLEDLGAAGRTEFVFVAAPLRIEGGTGSPITPLAIL
- a CDS encoding serine hydrolase domain-containing protein gives rise to the protein MHCDPRFSRVREVFERHFADGEELGAAFAVYLNGELVVDLWDGIADRHTGRRWEHDTPAFAYSCTKAITAAVLLRLAEQGLVDVSAPVADVWPEFAAHGKGAITVEHLLTHQCGLPVLEDPVPVEEFEDQAAIAARLAGQAPLWEPGTAHGYHALTYGFLVGEVIRRVTGKSVGDLVAAEIAGPLDLELWVGAPDTVIDRAARLKAADRPQPLNATEAVPGQGPAVAVPGQGPADGRTAGRSPDALAEMAKAALDPQSLMNRALGNPGMHLLKGGANHPVILRAGWPAAGVVTTARGLAGFYRSLIAGDLLGPGTLREAIRARVNGPDRVLFLDTAFGLGFMRPSLTFLMPSETAFGHSGLGGSVGLGDPGRGLAVAYVMNKMANAVSGNLRGIRLVEAVYTSL